The window aCTTGAGTCCTCTTGATGCGGTCATGGTGTCGGTCATCATATAGCCACCAATTGGATATGGAGGCATTTTAGGTTGTGAACAAACACCTACACCAGTACCACCAACACCTCCCAGGGTTGTTGAGACTGATGAAGATGTGGACGCCAATGAGGTCTCATCGAAACAATTATCATCCTCATCCTTAAAGATGGCAAGAGTATGGAGAAGAAGATGA of the Lucilia cuprina isolate Lc7/37 chromosome 2, ASM2204524v1, whole genome shotgun sequence genome contains:
- the LOC124418581 gene encoding protein spire-like isoform X2, which translates into the protein MLLTVSPLFTNKKISIIKLKISRRDEDDNCFDETSLASTSSSVSTTLGGVGGTGVGVCSQPKMPPYPIGGYMMTDTMTASRGLKCSNNNNNNANVNSTYQQQHQQQQQPTTTRVTRRTSK